Proteins encoded by one window of Erysipelothrix rhusiopathiae:
- a CDS encoding TetR/AcrR family transcriptional regulator gives MVSKLEKNKLLKENKLYNAAYDLFTSHGINETSISDIAKHAGVGKGTFYLYFKDKYDILDRIIFKKSSDVLVYAVNETHLNVFEHFEDEVIFFINVILDFLEQDRLLLKLIHKNLSWGVLKKAKEDYEEINLIYHMFTKGLKDLGISEAEIDHTIYIVIELTGSVAYNTIILEEPSSLETMKPFLFDTIKRIIRR, from the coding sequence ATGGTATCCAAGCTTGAGAAAAACAAGTTACTTAAAGAGAACAAATTGTATAATGCTGCGTATGATTTATTTACGAGTCATGGAATTAACGAAACATCAATCAGCGATATTGCGAAACACGCTGGAGTTGGTAAAGGAACCTTTTATCTTTACTTTAAAGATAAATACGATATTTTAGATCGCATTATTTTTAAAAAAAGTTCGGATGTTTTAGTTTATGCGGTTAACGAAACACATTTAAACGTATTTGAACATTTTGAAGATGAAGTGATATTTTTTATCAATGTAATTCTTGATTTTTTAGAACAAGATCGACTGCTTCTAAAACTTATCCATAAGAATTTGTCATGGGGGGTTCTTAAAAAGGCAAAAGAAGACTATGAAGAGATAAATTTAATCTATCATATGTTTACAAAAGGGCTTAAAGATTTAGGTATATCAGAAGCAGAAATTGATCATACGATTTACATTGTAATCGAACTTACGGGTTCAGTTGCATACAATACAATAATTCTTGAGGAACCCTCAAGTTTAGAAACCATGAAGCCCTTCCTCTTCGATACCATAAAACGTATTATTAGGAGATGA
- a CDS encoding IS30-like element ISErh4 family transposase yields MKYKQLDKKMKDQIDILLSIGYSMRKAARKLNISHSTISRYKNNVYKKRTIDIRDKYSHLIEYLHSHYDPKVHSVEVCLSNYKRYHPYKPCVTSQQVYNWINQGKLEIKPNRMCYKRRKRKKRISGMMNHLKWNLEEKTVLPISLRPKYIEERNEIGHLEIDSIIGKKHETAAIISIVDRCSRMIWLIKAEYRYDYYTSNLIRKFIEENNITTKSITVDNGLEFKTLGITAKRLGVKLYKCDPYCSFQRGTNERANAIVRRFIPKGKSMYDIAQQYLDDICFKINSMPRKIFDFKTAYEIDFNKSKSGAVEI; encoded by the coding sequence ATGAAGTATAAACAATTAGATAAAAAAATGAAAGACCAAATTGATATTCTATTAAGCATCGGCTATTCTATGCGCAAGGCAGCACGTAAACTCAATATATCTCATTCTACGATTTCTAGATATAAAAATAATGTCTATAAGAAACGAACGATTGATATTCGAGACAAATATTCCCACTTAATCGAATATCTTCATTCTCACTATGATCCTAAAGTTCATTCGGTAGAAGTATGCTTGAGTAACTATAAACGATATCATCCATATAAACCGTGCGTTACATCGCAGCAAGTCTATAACTGGATTAACCAAGGTAAGCTTGAAATAAAGCCAAATAGAATGTGCTATAAACGTCGAAAACGTAAAAAGAGAATTAGTGGAATGATGAATCACTTGAAATGGAACTTGGAAGAGAAAACGGTACTTCCAATTAGCCTTAGACCTAAATACATTGAGGAACGAAACGAGATTGGTCATCTCGAAATTGACTCCATCATCGGTAAGAAACATGAAACTGCAGCGATTATATCTATTGTGGACCGCTGCTCAAGAATGATCTGGCTTATTAAAGCAGAATATAGATATGACTATTACACATCAAACTTAATTCGGAAATTTATTGAAGAAAACAATATAACAACAAAATCGATAACAGTAGATAATGGACTTGAATTTAAAACACTAGGAATTACAGCCAAGCGGTTGGGTGTGAAACTATATAAGTGTGATCCGTACTGTTCTTTTCAACGTGGAACCAATGAACGAGCCAATGCAATCGTGAGAAGGTTTATACCAAAAGGAAAATCAATGTATGATATAGCGCAACAATATCTTGATGATATTTGCTTCAAAATTAACTCAATGCCGCGAAAAATATTTGACTTCAAAACGGCCTATGAGATAGACTTTAATAAAAGTAAAAGTGGTGCGGTTGAGATTTGA
- a CDS encoding glutamine synthetase III produces the protein MKKPYEDFGSKLFTKDVMSEYLPRPVYERWLNAIQYKEKMDMANAEAIAHAMKVWALEHGATHYSHWFHPMTGSSAEKHDAFIEPDRNGKPITRFSGKTLIKGETDGSSFPNGGLRQTFEARGYTYWDVTSPAFIRGHVLFIPSIFISYHGESLDEKAPLIKSMEILSKQATRIVNLLGDKSVTSVDAMIGLEQEYFLVSSKYFEQREDLVFTGRTLLGENAPKGQDLVGHYYGNIPSNVVHYMEDVNDELWKLGVYSKVEHNEVAPAQFEIVTHFDKANIALDQNMIVMETLQRVAKKHHLSALLHEKPFKNINGSGKHNNWSLVTNTGHNLFEPGERPHENIRFLVFVCALVEAVDNHAELLRFAGSSAGNDHRLGSSEAPPAIISLYVGSVLEEIFKQLATSKKINIEKEVQYFTPLTTLSAVTKDYSDRNRTSPFAFTGNKFEFRMPGSSICSAFVNTVLCSIMAESLERIADDLEQYKYVQDIREQALGHCQRIIKAHHRIIFDGDAYHDNWREEALRRGLPNLEHYVDSIPSMLYPDTIKLFKTTEVLSERELQARTIIVQTRFIKTINTEANTLLKMVKQDIMPAIVTSINHLSHSNSQSSYVQRQINDLETNLDALDAAIMTLEHKLGCVHEITDLEEKARAMHQQIRPEFETIRSLVDQMERVISKAHYPFPTYTQLLFEL, from the coding sequence ATGAAGAAACCGTACGAAGATTTTGGAAGCAAGCTCTTCACAAAGGATGTGATGAGTGAGTATTTACCCCGACCTGTTTATGAGCGTTGGCTAAATGCAATCCAATATAAAGAGAAAATGGATATGGCAAATGCGGAAGCAATTGCTCACGCGATGAAAGTGTGGGCTTTAGAACATGGAGCAACGCATTATTCTCATTGGTTCCATCCAATGACGGGCTCAAGTGCAGAAAAACATGATGCTTTTATTGAACCTGATCGAAACGGGAAACCAATTACACGATTCTCTGGTAAAACTTTAATTAAAGGTGAAACAGATGGCTCATCATTTCCAAATGGAGGTCTAAGACAAACGTTCGAAGCACGTGGGTATACATATTGGGATGTAACCTCTCCTGCATTTATTCGTGGTCATGTTTTGTTTATACCTTCAATATTTATTTCATATCACGGTGAATCTTTGGACGAGAAAGCACCACTTATAAAATCTATGGAAATCCTAAGTAAACAGGCAACCCGCATTGTGAATCTCTTAGGCGATAAAAGTGTCACAAGTGTTGATGCAATGATCGGTTTGGAACAAGAATATTTCTTGGTTAGCTCGAAATATTTTGAACAGCGGGAAGATCTTGTTTTTACGGGACGTACCCTATTAGGTGAAAACGCACCAAAAGGTCAAGATTTAGTAGGACATTATTATGGTAATATTCCTTCTAATGTTGTGCATTATATGGAAGATGTTAATGATGAACTATGGAAGCTTGGGGTATACAGCAAAGTAGAACATAATGAAGTTGCACCAGCGCAATTTGAAATTGTAACACATTTCGACAAGGCAAATATTGCCCTTGATCAAAATATGATCGTTATGGAAACTTTACAACGTGTCGCAAAAAAACATCATCTATCAGCACTACTACATGAAAAACCCTTTAAGAATATCAATGGATCCGGTAAACATAATAATTGGTCATTAGTAACAAATACCGGTCACAATCTTTTCGAGCCAGGCGAACGTCCGCACGAAAATATTCGGTTCCTTGTATTTGTGTGCGCCCTTGTAGAGGCCGTTGATAACCATGCGGAACTGTTACGTTTCGCTGGGTCATCGGCTGGAAATGATCACCGCCTTGGATCATCTGAAGCACCACCTGCAATTATTTCACTTTATGTGGGATCTGTTCTTGAAGAAATATTTAAGCAATTGGCGACCTCAAAGAAAATAAATATTGAAAAAGAAGTTCAATATTTTACGCCCCTTACTACACTCAGTGCTGTGACAAAAGATTACTCGGATCGAAACCGAACATCGCCATTTGCGTTTACCGGAAATAAATTTGAATTTAGAATGCCTGGCTCCTCGATTTGCAGTGCTTTTGTGAATACTGTGTTGTGTTCAATTATGGCGGAATCGCTTGAGCGCATCGCGGATGACTTAGAACAATACAAGTATGTTCAAGATATTCGCGAACAAGCTCTGGGGCACTGTCAGCGAATCATTAAAGCGCATCACAGGATTATTTTTGATGGAGACGCTTATCATGACAACTGGAGAGAAGAAGCGTTACGACGTGGTTTACCGAATCTTGAACACTATGTTGATTCAATCCCTTCCATGCTTTATCCAGATACTATTAAATTATTTAAAACCACTGAAGTACTTAGTGAACGCGAATTACAAGCCCGTACAATTATCGTTCAAACGCGATTTATAAAAACCATTAATACTGAAGCCAATACATTACTAAAAATGGTAAAACAAGATATTATGCCCGCAATTGTAACTTCAATCAATCACCTATCGCACTCAAACAGTCAAAGCAGTTATGTCCAACGCCAAATCAACGACCTCGAGACAAATCTTGATGCACTTGATGCAGCTATCATGACACTTGAACATAAATTAGGATGCGTCCATGAAATTACAGATTTAGAAGAAAAAGCACGTGCTATGCACCAACAGATTCGTCCAGAATTCGAAACGATACGATCTCTAGTCGACCAAATGGAACGCGTCATTTCTAAAGCACATTATCCCTTCCCCACTTACACTCAATTACTGTTTGAATTATAG
- a CDS encoding efflux RND transporter permease subunit: MKKGFTQAFGDAIAKHRNVILIIATLLLIPSLYGAVSTKINYDILTYLPKDSESVKGQEILDREFGGASTGMLVIENMTNKDVVKTKEKIKTVKGVEDVIWVDDLVDISVPSTMLPEDVQSLLFRENSTLLIVKFDEGNASPLTHEAIEDIRSLLDEHSFLSGMSALLKDTKELADAQTPIYVGLAVLLATLVLAMTLESTVIPFIILLSIGYAIAYNFGTNVIFGQISYITKSLAAVLQLGVTLDYSIFLLHRYEEELRKNSNKEQAMGSAIASTASSIVGSSLTTVAGFLAIGAMNLTIGKDIGFVMAKGVVLGVLSVLTVLPSLILIFDGPIHKWRHRTILPEFNHLSKLVTRHAKVFVLIGVLLFVPAYFGQSNNDVYYNLDESLPKDMTSMVALTKLKDDYNMQTTHFAVIPKTVPDFEITRMIKEIESLDGIENVISYQKYVGPTVPESFLPEKVVSIFEKGDYKRLIINSSFKSATDEENQQIEAISSIMKQYDDDALLTGEGVLTKDLIDIADEDFARVNALSFAAVFIIIALVFMSVSIPVLLIAAIMLAIFINMSVPFFMGTSIPFIAGIVIGSIQLGATVDYAILLTTRFKEECGNGLEKHEAMEIAVKESAKSISTSGLAFFGSTVGVAIISEMELVSSLSGMIARGAIISTLVILFILPGILLGCEGIISKTTRGWRKSNKGDVITNED; the protein is encoded by the coding sequence GTGAAGAAAGGTTTTACCCAAGCGTTTGGAGATGCGATTGCGAAACACCGCAATGTAATATTAATTATTGCGACGTTACTCTTGATTCCATCGCTTTACGGAGCAGTATCTACGAAGATAAATTATGATATTCTAACATATCTTCCTAAAGATTCTGAGTCGGTTAAAGGTCAAGAAATATTAGACCGAGAATTTGGTGGTGCTTCTACAGGAATGTTAGTCATTGAAAACATGACAAACAAAGATGTAGTAAAAACAAAAGAAAAGATTAAAACGGTTAAAGGTGTCGAAGATGTCATTTGGGTTGATGACCTTGTAGATATATCGGTTCCTTCAACAATGTTACCCGAAGATGTACAGTCGTTACTTTTCCGTGAAAACTCAACATTACTTATTGTTAAGTTTGATGAGGGAAATGCATCACCACTTACCCATGAAGCAATTGAGGATATTCGATCATTGCTTGATGAACATTCATTCCTAAGTGGAATGTCCGCATTACTAAAAGATACAAAAGAACTTGCAGATGCACAAACACCGATTTATGTTGGGCTTGCAGTATTACTTGCAACATTAGTGCTTGCAATGACTTTAGAATCTACAGTTATACCTTTTATTATCCTTTTAAGTATTGGATATGCAATCGCCTATAACTTTGGAACAAACGTGATATTTGGTCAAATATCATATATAACCAAATCGTTAGCAGCTGTATTGCAATTAGGTGTTACACTGGATTACTCGATCTTCTTATTACATCGTTATGAAGAAGAATTACGCAAGAATTCAAATAAAGAACAAGCAATGGGTTCCGCAATTGCGTCAACGGCATCATCGATTGTAGGGAGTTCATTAACCACGGTTGCAGGATTTTTAGCAATCGGAGCGATGAATCTCACAATCGGTAAAGATATTGGATTTGTAATGGCTAAAGGGGTCGTGTTAGGTGTATTATCCGTTCTAACGGTATTACCTTCATTAATTCTTATCTTTGATGGTCCAATTCATAAATGGCGTCATCGTACAATTTTACCTGAATTTAACCATCTATCAAAATTAGTTACACGTCATGCGAAAGTATTTGTACTCATTGGTGTTTTACTCTTTGTTCCGGCATATTTTGGACAAAGTAACAACGATGTTTACTACAACCTTGATGAGTCTCTACCAAAAGATATGACATCAATGGTCGCTCTTACAAAATTAAAAGATGATTATAATATGCAAACAACACACTTTGCTGTTATCCCGAAAACAGTTCCTGATTTCGAAATCACCCGAATGATTAAAGAAATCGAATCGTTGGATGGCATTGAAAATGTTATTTCATATCAAAAATATGTAGGACCTACTGTACCAGAGTCGTTTTTACCTGAAAAGGTAGTCTCAATTTTCGAAAAAGGTGATTACAAACGTTTAATCATTAATTCATCTTTTAAATCAGCTACGGATGAAGAAAATCAACAAATAGAGGCGATATCTTCAATTATGAAACAATATGATGATGACGCATTACTAACGGGTGAAGGGGTTCTAACAAAAGATTTGATCGATATTGCGGACGAAGATTTTGCTCGTGTTAATGCACTTAGTTTTGCTGCTGTATTTATTATCATTGCCCTTGTATTCATGTCCGTATCAATTCCTGTTCTCTTAATTGCAGCAATCATGCTGGCAATCTTTATCAACATGAGTGTCCCATTCTTTATGGGAACTTCAATTCCATTTATAGCTGGAATCGTAATTGGATCAATTCAATTAGGCGCTACAGTTGACTACGCAATTCTTCTAACAACACGATTTAAAGAAGAATGTGGTAATGGTTTAGAAAAACATGAAGCGATGGAAATTGCCGTTAAAGAATCTGCGAAATCAATATCAACAAGTGGACTTGCATTCTTCGGTTCTACCGTTGGTGTCGCAATTATTTCTGAAATGGAATTAGTATCAAGTCTTAGCGGCATGATTGCTCGTGGAGCAATCATTTCTACACTCGTTATTTTATTCATTCTTCCGGGAATCTTACTTGGATGTGAAGGAATTATAAGTAAAACAACACGGGGTTGGAGAAAAAGTAATAAAGGAGATGTTATAACGAATGAAGACTAA